From Actinosynnema mirum DSM 43827, a single genomic window includes:
- the hisF gene encoding imidazole glycerol phosphate synthase subunit HisF yields the protein MSVAVRVIPCLDVDRGRVVKGVNFTNLVDAGDPVELARLYDAEGADELTFLDVTASSGDRETTYDVVRRTAEQVFIPLTVGGGVRAPEDVDRLLRAGADKVSVNTAAITRPELLGELSRRFGAQCVVLSVDARRVPEGEAPTASGFEVTTHGGRRGTGIDAVEWAERGQELGVGEILLNSMDADGTKAGFDLELIRRVRAVVDVPLIASGGAGEPGHFPPAVAEGADAVLAASVFHFRELSIAQVKGSLRDAGVEVR from the coding sequence ATGTCAGTAGCGGTGCGCGTGATCCCCTGCCTCGACGTGGACCGGGGCAGGGTCGTCAAGGGCGTCAACTTCACCAACCTCGTCGACGCGGGCGACCCCGTCGAGCTCGCCAGGCTCTACGACGCCGAGGGCGCCGACGAGCTGACGTTCCTCGACGTCACCGCCTCCTCCGGCGACCGCGAGACCACCTACGACGTGGTCCGCCGCACGGCCGAGCAGGTCTTCATCCCGCTCACCGTCGGCGGCGGCGTGCGCGCCCCCGAGGACGTCGACAGGCTGCTGCGCGCAGGCGCGGACAAGGTCAGCGTGAACACCGCCGCCATCACCCGCCCCGAGCTCCTCGGCGAGCTGTCCCGCCGCTTCGGCGCCCAGTGCGTCGTGCTGTCGGTCGACGCCCGCCGCGTCCCCGAGGGCGAGGCCCCCACCGCCAGCGGCTTCGAGGTCACCACGCACGGCGGTCGCCGGGGAACCGGCATCGACGCCGTCGAGTGGGCCGAGCGCGGCCAGGAGCTGGGCGTCGGCGAGATCCTGCTCAACTCCATGGACGCCGACGGCACCAAGGCCGGGTTCGACCTGGAGCTGATCCGCCGGGTGCGCGCCGTCGTGGACGTGCCGCTGATCGCCAGCGGGGGAGCGGGCGAGCCGGGGCACTTCCCGCCCGCCGTCGCCGAGGGCGCGGACGCGGTGCTCGCGGCCAGCGTCTTCCACTTCCGCGAGCTGAGCATCGCCCAGGTCAAGGGCTCGCTGCGCGACGCCGGGGTGGAGGTCCGCTGA
- a CDS encoding type II toxin-antitoxin system death-on-curing family toxin has protein sequence MSEDFEALTPGELLEIAEALVGGGAPVRSTELLESAAARPATTVLGEHAYPDVWAKAGALMESLGRNHPLVDGNKRLSWNATWVFLGVNGHPLAEDLDVDAAEEFVHAVVTGELTTGGIADGLRRFARR, from the coding sequence ATGAGCGAGGACTTCGAGGCCCTGACCCCCGGCGAGCTCCTGGAGATCGCCGAGGCCCTGGTGGGCGGCGGCGCGCCCGTGCGCTCGACCGAGCTGCTGGAGTCCGCCGCCGCCCGCCCCGCCACGACCGTGCTCGGCGAGCACGCCTACCCCGACGTCTGGGCCAAGGCGGGCGCGCTCATGGAGTCGCTGGGCCGCAACCACCCCCTGGTCGACGGCAACAAGCGGCTGTCCTGGAACGCCACCTGGGTGTTCCTCGGCGTCAACGGCCACCCGCTGGCCGAGGACCTGGACGTGGACGCCGCCGAGGAGTTCGTGCACGCCGTCGTCACCGGGGAGCTGACCACCGGCGGCATCGCGGACGGCCTGCGCCGCTTCGCGCGGCGGTGA
- a CDS encoding PPOX class F420-dependent oxidoreductase translates to MDLAEGKYLLLTTFRKNGDGVPTPVWFAGEGRTAFVWTVAESGKVKRIRRSGDVLVGPCDVRGNPLGESVPARAELVDVAETDRVRERIIRKYGVIGRLTILGSKLRRGKKGTVGIKITLST, encoded by the coding sequence ATGGACCTAGCCGAGGGCAAGTACCTCCTCCTGACCACCTTCCGCAAGAACGGCGACGGGGTCCCCACACCGGTCTGGTTCGCGGGCGAGGGGCGCACCGCGTTCGTGTGGACCGTCGCCGAGTCCGGGAAGGTCAAGCGCATCCGCCGCAGCGGGGACGTGCTCGTGGGGCCGTGCGACGTGCGCGGCAACCCGCTGGGCGAGTCCGTCCCGGCCAGGGCGGAGCTGGTGGACGTCGCCGAGACGGACCGCGTCCGGGAGCGGATCATCCGCAAGTACGGCGTCATCGGCCGGTTGACGATCCTGGGGAGCAAGCTCCGCCGGGGCAAGAAGGGCACGGTAGGCATCAAGATCACACTGTCAACCTGA
- a CDS encoding Clp protease N-terminal domain-containing protein: MALVQLTDLIVDVATRHVSPLERLTAAVDLSSRLDELGDHLIGHFVDEARRSGASWTEIGESIGVSKQAAQKRFVPKESPDLVRPSLDRYTDRARRVVALAKHHARHSERIGTEHLLMGLLDEHGGLGARTVAKLEASEGTTRLALLVELEKESGKRPDPQPFSAHSRKALELAVREALRLAHTFVGTEHLLLGLLAEGDGAAARVLDSTGVERDAAERYVVAEITSAINRGPRSTPRAG, from the coding sequence ATGGCGCTCGTGCAGCTCACCGACCTCATCGTCGACGTCGCGACCAGGCACGTCTCACCGCTGGAGCGGCTCACGGCCGCGGTCGACCTCAGCTCGCGCCTGGACGAGCTGGGCGACCACCTGATCGGGCACTTCGTGGACGAGGCCCGCCGCTCGGGGGCGTCGTGGACCGAGATCGGCGAGAGCATCGGGGTGTCCAAGCAGGCCGCGCAGAAGCGGTTCGTGCCGAAGGAATCACCCGATCTCGTGCGCCCATCGCTCGACCGGTACACCGACCGGGCGCGCAGGGTGGTCGCGCTGGCCAAGCACCACGCCAGGCACAGCGAGCGCATCGGCACCGAGCACCTGCTGATGGGCCTGCTCGACGAGCACGGCGGGCTCGGGGCCAGGACCGTGGCCAAGCTGGAGGCCTCCGAGGGCACGACCCGGCTGGCGCTGCTGGTGGAGCTGGAGAAGGAGTCCGGCAAGCGGCCCGACCCGCAGCCGTTCTCCGCCCACTCCCGCAAGGCGCTCGAACTGGCCGTGCGGGAGGCGCTGCGGCTGGCCCACACGTTCGTGGGCACCGAGCACCTGCTGCTGGGGCTGCTCGCGGAGGGCGACGGCGCCGCGGCGCGCGTCCTCGACTCGACCGGGGTCGAGCGGGACGCGGCCGAGCGCTACGTCGTCGCCGAGATCACCTCCGCGATCAACCGCGGACCGCGCTCAACGCCTCGGGCAGGGTGA
- the priA gene encoding bifunctional 1-(5-phosphoribosyl)-5-((5-phosphoribosylamino)methylideneamino)imidazole-4-carboxamide isomerase/phosphoribosylanthranilate isomerase PriA, whose protein sequence is MTFTLLPAVDVVDGQAVRLVQGEAGTETAYGTPLDAALAWQRDGAEWIHLVDLDAAFGRGANRELITEVVGKLDVKVELSGGIRDDDSLAAALATGCARVNLGTAALENPEWCAEVLASHGEQVAIGLDVRITEHGHRVATRGWTIDGGDLWEVLERLDRDGCTRYVVTDVSKDGTLTGPNTDLLREVCARTDAPVIASGGVSSVADLVALAELTRDGVEGAIVGKALYAGAFTLPEALSAVRG, encoded by the coding sequence GTGACCTTCACGCTGCTCCCCGCCGTAGACGTCGTCGACGGCCAGGCCGTCCGCCTGGTCCAGGGCGAGGCCGGTACCGAGACCGCCTACGGCACCCCGCTGGACGCCGCGCTCGCCTGGCAGCGCGACGGCGCCGAGTGGATCCATCTGGTCGACCTGGACGCCGCCTTCGGCCGGGGCGCCAACCGCGAGCTGATCACCGAGGTCGTCGGGAAGCTGGACGTGAAGGTCGAGCTGTCCGGCGGCATCCGCGACGACGACTCGCTCGCCGCCGCGCTGGCCACCGGCTGCGCGCGGGTCAACCTCGGCACCGCCGCGCTGGAGAACCCGGAGTGGTGCGCCGAGGTCCTGGCGTCCCACGGCGAGCAGGTGGCCATCGGCCTGGACGTGCGGATCACCGAGCACGGCCACCGCGTGGCCACCAGGGGCTGGACGATCGACGGCGGCGACCTCTGGGAGGTCCTGGAGCGCCTGGACCGCGACGGCTGCACCCGCTACGTGGTCACCGACGTCTCCAAGGACGGCACCCTGACCGGCCCGAACACCGACCTGCTGCGCGAGGTCTGCGCCCGCACCGACGCCCCCGTCATCGCGTCCGGGGGCGTGTCCAGCGTCGCCGACCTGGTGGCGCTGGCCGAGCTGACCCGCGACGGCGTCGAGGGCGCGATCGTCGGCAAGGCCCTCTACGCGGGCGCGTTCACCCTGCCCGAGGCGTTGAGCGCGGTCCGCGGTTGA
- the hisH gene encoding imidazole glycerol phosphate synthase subunit HisH: MARVVVLDYGSGNLRSAERALQRVGADVEVTADPKAALDADGLVVPGVGAYAACVAGLNAVRGGRLIGQRLAGGRPVLGICVGMQILFARGIEHGLETEGCGEWPGTVERLQAPIVPHMGWNTVETPEESRLFAGLDADTRFYFVHSYGVRTWELQPAEHLRPPLVTWAEHGGDRFVAAVENGPLQATQFHPEKSGDAGAHLLQNWLKSF, translated from the coding sequence GTGGCACGCGTCGTCGTACTGGACTACGGATCAGGCAACCTCCGCTCCGCCGAGCGCGCTCTCCAGCGCGTCGGCGCCGACGTGGAGGTGACCGCCGACCCCAAGGCCGCGCTGGACGCGGACGGGCTCGTGGTCCCCGGCGTCGGCGCGTACGCGGCCTGCGTCGCGGGCCTGAACGCGGTGCGCGGCGGCAGGCTCATCGGCCAGCGCCTCGCGGGCGGCAGGCCGGTGCTGGGCATCTGCGTCGGGATGCAGATCCTGTTCGCGCGGGGCATCGAGCACGGCCTGGAGACCGAGGGCTGCGGCGAGTGGCCCGGCACGGTCGAGCGCCTCCAGGCCCCGATCGTGCCGCACATGGGCTGGAACACCGTGGAGACCCCGGAGGAGTCCCGGCTGTTCGCCGGACTCGACGCGGACACCCGGTTCTACTTCGTGCACTCCTACGGCGTGCGCACGTGGGAGCTCCAGCCCGCCGAGCACCTGCGCCCGCCGCTGGTGACGTGGGCCGAGCACGGGGGCGACCGGTTCGTCGCGGCGGTGGAGAACGGTCCCCTGCAGGCCACCCAGTTCCACCCGGAGAAGTCCGGGGACGCGGGCGCGCACCTGCTGCAGAACTGGCTCAAGTCGTTCTGA
- a CDS encoding transketolase family protein has translation MSATTMREVFARVLRTGLADDPRIAAVIAEISRDVLPDHERVVNVGIREQAMVGVGAGLALTGLRPVIHSYAPFLVERPYEQLKLDLGHQDLGAVLVGIGGSYDDPGLGRTHQSPADVALIDTLPGWTVHVPGHPDEVEPLLTAALARDDRTYLRLSLRTNAAPLPVVEGFTEVRRGGAGVVIAVGPVLDTVLAAVAELDVTVLYATTVRPFDSAGLRRAVAHARPDVLLVEPYLEGASAHRVAAALADEPHRLRSLGVRRDEELRAYGTTDDHDSAHELDLVGVREAARRLFGRR, from the coding sequence ATGAGCGCGACCACCATGCGCGAGGTCTTCGCCCGCGTCCTGCGGACCGGCCTCGCCGACGACCCGAGGATCGCCGCCGTCATCGCCGAGATCTCCCGCGACGTGCTGCCCGACCACGAGCGCGTGGTCAACGTCGGCATCCGCGAGCAGGCCATGGTCGGCGTCGGCGCGGGCCTGGCCCTCACCGGCCTGCGCCCGGTCATCCACTCCTACGCCCCGTTCCTGGTCGAGCGCCCGTACGAGCAGCTCAAGCTCGACCTCGGCCACCAGGACCTCGGCGCGGTCCTGGTGGGCATCGGCGGCTCCTACGACGACCCCGGACTCGGCCGCACCCACCAGTCGCCCGCCGACGTGGCCCTGATCGACACCCTGCCCGGCTGGACCGTGCACGTCCCCGGCCACCCCGACGAGGTCGAACCGCTGCTCACCGCCGCGCTGGCCCGCGACGACCGCACCTACCTGCGGCTGTCCCTGCGGACCAACGCCGCCCCGCTCCCGGTGGTCGAGGGGTTCACCGAGGTGCGGCGCGGCGGCGCGGGCGTGGTGATCGCGGTCGGGCCGGTGCTCGACACCGTCCTCGCGGCCGTGGCGGAGCTGGACGTCACCGTGCTCTACGCCACCACGGTCCGCCCGTTCGACTCGGCGGGCCTGCGCCGCGCGGTCGCCCACGCCCGCCCGGACGTGCTGCTGGTCGAGCCGTACCTGGAGGGAGCCTCGGCGCACCGGGTGGCGGCGGCGCTGGCGGACGAGCCGCACCGGCTGCGCTCGCTGGGCGTGCGCCGGGACGAGGAGCTGCGCGCCTACGGCACCACCGACGACCACGACAGCGCCCACGAGCTGGACCTCGTGGGGGTCCGGGAGGCCGCGCGACGGCTGTTCGGGAGGCGCTGA
- the soxR gene encoding redox-sensitive transcriptional activator SoxR, translating into MVEVNSRIELVSKLPEMLTIGQVAERSGVPHTALRFYEERGLIASERTAGNQRRYPRHVLRRLAFIRTAQRVGLSLEEVRAALATLPEGRTPTKTDWSRLSGQWHSELDARIDALIRLRDRLTSCVGCGCLSLRSCLLQNFDDQQAADGPGAPKLKPASEGGT; encoded by the coding sequence ATGGTGGAGGTCAACAGTAGGATCGAGCTGGTGAGCAAGTTGCCGGAGATGTTGACCATCGGCCAGGTCGCCGAGCGCAGCGGGGTGCCGCACACGGCGCTGCGGTTCTACGAGGAGCGCGGGCTGATCGCCTCGGAGCGCACGGCGGGCAACCAGCGCCGCTACCCCAGGCACGTGCTGCGCAGGCTCGCGTTCATCCGCACCGCGCAGCGGGTCGGGCTGAGCCTGGAGGAGGTGCGGGCGGCGCTGGCGACGCTGCCGGAGGGGCGCACGCCGACGAAAACCGACTGGAGCAGGCTGTCCGGGCAGTGGCACTCTGAGCTCGACGCCCGGATCGACGCGCTGATCAGGCTGCGCGACCGGTTGACCTCGTGCGTGGGCTGCGGCTGCCTGTCCCTGCGGAGCTGCCTGCTGCAGAACTTCGACGACCAGCAGGCCGCGGACGGTCCGGGCGCGCCCAAGCTGAAGCCCGCCTCGGAAGGCGGGACCTGA
- a CDS encoding RNA 2'-phosphotransferase translates to MTEDEVIKLSKRMSRCLRHDPGRYGLALDAAGWVDLGGLVRALRTSREAVLEVVERNNKRRFTVRGDRIRADQGHSVAVELGLAQVEPPGVLFHGTNAKALPDVLVEGLRPMNRHAVHLSTDLATATQVGARRGRPVVLEVDAARMHAEGHAFSVSENGVWLVAAVPPDYLRQR, encoded by the coding sequence GTGACCGAGGACGAAGTGATCAAGCTGTCCAAGCGGATGTCGCGCTGCCTGCGCCACGACCCCGGCCGGTACGGGCTGGCCCTGGACGCCGCGGGGTGGGTCGACCTGGGCGGGCTGGTGCGGGCGCTGCGCACCAGCCGCGAGGCCGTGCTGGAGGTGGTGGAGCGCAACAACAAGCGGCGCTTCACGGTGCGGGGCGACCGGATCAGGGCCGACCAGGGGCACAGCGTCGCCGTGGAGCTGGGGCTCGCCCAGGTCGAGCCGCCGGGAGTGCTGTTCCACGGCACGAACGCCAAGGCGCTGCCGGACGTCCTGGTGGAGGGGCTGCGGCCGATGAACCGGCACGCGGTGCACCTGTCCACCGACCTGGCGACCGCGACGCAGGTGGGCGCGCGCCGGGGCAGGCCGGTGGTGCTGGAGGTGGACGCGGCGCGGATGCACGCCGAGGGCCACGCGTTCAGCGTCAGCGAGAACGGGGTGTGGCTGGTCGCCGCCGTGCCGCCGGACTACCTGCGGCAGCGCTGA
- the hisB gene encoding imidazoleglycerol-phosphate dehydratase HisB, translating into MSRVGRVERATRESSVLVEVDLDGTGQVEIDTSVPFYNHMLNALGTHGSLDLVVKATGDTDIDAHHTVEDTAIVLGQALRQALGDKKGIRRFGDCWIPMDETLAHAAVDVSGRPYCVHTGEPAEFNAFTIGGNYPFVLNRHVFDSLAFHAGIALHVRVEYGRDPHHIAEAQYKAIGRALRAAVEPDPRVAGVVPSTKGVL; encoded by the coding sequence GTGAGCCGGGTCGGCAGGGTGGAGCGCGCCACCAGGGAGTCCTCGGTGCTGGTCGAGGTCGACCTCGACGGCACCGGGCAGGTGGAGATCGACACGAGCGTGCCGTTCTACAACCACATGCTCAACGCCCTCGGCACGCACGGATCGCTGGACCTGGTGGTCAAGGCCACCGGGGACACGGACATCGACGCGCACCACACCGTCGAGGACACCGCGATCGTGCTCGGCCAGGCGCTGCGGCAGGCGCTGGGCGACAAGAAGGGCATCCGCCGCTTCGGCGACTGCTGGATCCCCATGGACGAGACCCTCGCGCACGCGGCGGTCGACGTGTCCGGGCGCCCGTACTGCGTGCACACCGGGGAACCGGCCGAGTTCAACGCCTTCACCATCGGCGGGAACTACCCGTTCGTGCTGAACCGGCACGTGTTCGACTCGCTGGCGTTCCACGCGGGCATCGCGCTGCACGTGCGCGTGGAGTACGGCCGCGACCCGCACCACATCGCGGAGGCGCAGTACAAGGCGATCGGCCGGGCGCTGCGCGCGGCGGTCGAGCCGGACCCGCGCGTGGCGGGCGTCGTCCCGTCCACGAAGGGCGTGCTGTAG
- a CDS encoding histidinol-phosphate transaminase gives MSPALDSSDLEREHARDGAPGDRVALADLPLREDLRGRSPYGAPQLDVPIRLNTNENPYPPTPELVDEVAAEVRRAAAELHRYPDRDALALRADLAAYLAGATGVPLTERNLWAANGSNEILQQVLQAFGGPGRTALGFEPSYSMHPIIAAGTKTEWFPAPRRADFSLDTDRAAEVVAERRPDVVFVTSPNNPTGQSVPTGDLRGLLEAAPGVVLVDEAYAEFSDRPSAIGLLAEFPRKLIVSRTMSKAFAFAGGRLGYLAAAPAVIDALLLVRLPYHLSALTQAAARAALRHADATLGSVALLAAERDRVVAELSGMGFDVTPSNANFVLFGEFADARATWQEYLDRGVLIRDVGIPGRLRVTIGTPDENNGFLSASKEVSR, from the coding sequence ATGAGCCCCGCGCTGGACAGCTCGGACCTGGAGCGCGAGCACGCCCGCGACGGCGCGCCCGGCGACCGGGTCGCCCTCGCCGACCTGCCGCTGCGCGAGGACCTGCGCGGCAGGTCGCCGTACGGCGCGCCGCAGCTGGACGTGCCGATCAGGCTCAACACCAACGAGAACCCGTACCCGCCGACCCCCGAGCTCGTCGACGAGGTCGCCGCCGAGGTGCGGCGGGCCGCCGCCGAGCTGCACCGCTACCCGGACCGGGACGCGCTCGCGCTGCGCGCCGACCTGGCCGCGTACCTGGCGGGCGCGACCGGCGTGCCGCTGACCGAGCGGAACCTGTGGGCCGCCAACGGGTCCAACGAGATCCTGCAGCAGGTGCTCCAGGCGTTCGGCGGGCCCGGCCGCACCGCGCTCGGCTTCGAGCCGTCCTACTCGATGCACCCGATCATCGCGGCGGGCACCAAAACGGAGTGGTTCCCCGCGCCCCGGCGCGCCGACTTCTCCCTCGACACCGACCGGGCCGCCGAGGTCGTGGCCGAGCGCCGCCCGGACGTGGTGTTCGTGACCAGCCCCAACAACCCCACCGGGCAGTCCGTGCCCACCGGGGACCTGCGCGGGCTCCTGGAGGCCGCGCCCGGCGTGGTCCTGGTGGACGAGGCCTACGCCGAGTTCTCCGACCGCCCCAGCGCCATCGGGCTGCTGGCGGAGTTCCCGCGCAAGCTCATCGTCAGCCGCACCATGAGCAAGGCGTTCGCGTTCGCGGGCGGGCGGCTCGGCTACCTGGCCGCCGCCCCCGCCGTGATCGACGCGCTGCTGCTCGTGCGCCTGCCCTACCACCTGTCCGCGCTCACCCAGGCCGCCGCGCGCGCCGCCCTCCGGCACGCCGACGCCACCCTCGGCTCGGTCGCGCTGCTGGCCGCCGAGCGCGACCGGGTGGTGGCCGAGCTGTCCGGCATGGGCTTCGACGTGACGCCCAGCAACGCCAACTTCGTCCTGTTCGGCGAGTTCGCCGACGCGCGCGCCACCTGGCAGGAGTACCTGGACCGGGGCGTGCTCATCCGCGACGTCGGCATCCCCGGCAGGCTCCGGGTGACCATCGGCACGCCGGACGAGAACAACGGTTTCCTGTCAGCGAGCAAGGAGGTCAGCCGGTGA
- the hisD gene encoding histidinol dehydrogenase yields MLNRVDLRGRVPSAAELRAALPRAEVDVDAVLHQVRPLVQDVRDRGVEAVLEHTERFDGVRPERVRVPQVELDAALAGLDPEVRAALEESIARARAVHADQRRTDTTTRVVPGGTVTERWVPVRRVGLYAPGGLAVYPSSVVMNVVPAQTAGVESLVVCSPPQADFGGLPHPTVLAAAALLGVTEVWAVGGALAVALLAHGGVDTTGDELEAVDLVTGPGNIYLTAAKRLLRGLIGIDAEAGPTEIAVLADETADPVHVAADLISQAEHDPLAAAVLVTTSEPLADAVDAALARLVPETKHHERVRTALTGGQSGVVLVSTVDDGLRVVDAYAAEHLEVQTADAAAVAARVRAAGAVFVGPHSPVSLGDYCAGSNHVLPTGGCARHSSGLSVQTFLRGIHVVDYSEDALREVAAKVVALAEAEDLPAHGQAVTARFAR; encoded by the coding sequence ATGCTCAACCGCGTCGACCTGCGAGGTCGGGTCCCGTCCGCCGCCGAACTGCGCGCCGCACTGCCGCGCGCCGAGGTCGACGTGGACGCGGTGCTGCATCAGGTCCGCCCGCTGGTGCAGGACGTGCGGGACCGGGGCGTCGAGGCCGTGCTGGAGCACACCGAGCGCTTCGACGGCGTCCGCCCCGAGCGGGTGCGCGTGCCGCAGGTCGAGCTGGACGCCGCGCTGGCCGGGCTGGACCCCGAGGTCCGGGCCGCGCTGGAGGAGTCCATCGCCCGCGCCCGCGCCGTCCACGCCGACCAGCGCCGCACCGACACCACCACGAGGGTCGTGCCCGGCGGCACGGTCACCGAGCGCTGGGTCCCGGTCCGCCGGGTCGGCCTGTACGCGCCCGGCGGCCTCGCCGTCTACCCGTCCAGCGTGGTCATGAACGTCGTCCCCGCCCAGACCGCGGGCGTCGAGTCGCTCGTGGTGTGCTCGCCGCCGCAGGCCGACTTCGGCGGGCTGCCGCACCCCACGGTGCTGGCCGCCGCCGCGCTGCTCGGCGTCACCGAGGTGTGGGCGGTCGGCGGCGCGCTCGCCGTCGCGCTGCTCGCGCACGGCGGCGTCGACACCACCGGGGACGAGCTGGAGGCCGTCGACCTGGTCACCGGCCCCGGCAACATCTACCTCACCGCCGCGAAGCGCCTGCTGCGCGGCCTGATCGGCATCGACGCCGAGGCCGGTCCCACCGAGATCGCGGTGCTCGCCGACGAGACCGCCGACCCGGTGCACGTGGCCGCCGACCTGATCAGCCAGGCCGAGCACGACCCGCTGGCCGCCGCCGTCCTGGTCACCACCTCCGAGCCGCTCGCCGACGCCGTCGACGCCGCGCTGGCCCGGCTGGTGCCCGAGACCAAGCACCACGAGCGGGTCCGCACCGCGCTCACCGGCGGGCAGTCCGGCGTCGTGCTGGTCTCCACCGTGGACGACGGCCTGCGCGTCGTGGACGCCTACGCCGCCGAGCACCTGGAGGTCCAGACCGCCGACGCCGCCGCCGTGGCCGCGCGGGTGCGCGCCGCGGGCGCGGTGTTCGTCGGGCCGCACTCGCCGGTGTCGCTGGGCGACTACTGCGCGGGCTCCAACCACGTGCTGCCCACCGGCGGCTGCGCCCGGCACTCGTCGGGGCTGTCCGTGCAGACGTTCCTGCGCGGCATCCACGTCGTGGACTACAGCGAGGACGCCCTGCGCGAGGTCGCGGCCAAGGTCGTGGCGCTCGCCGAGGCCGAGGACCTGCCCGCGCACGGCCAGGCCGTGACGGCGAGGTTCGCCCGATGA
- a CDS encoding M14 family metallopeptidase has protein sequence MSFKRRGLTAVALGACLVLVPLHTGSAQPSAQKSPQRELVEITAVDAQQRTRVADTGVDVLGVDGDRMTVVAEPNHRSLLTATGLPTRSLGDANAELAALGKVQFADPKPGEVGARDFPSGYTGYHNYAEMVAELRQTVTDHPTLVTLRSIGKSYEGRDQWAIKLSDNPSVDEAEPEVLFTCNQHAREHLTVEMCLHIIKRYTDGYATNPTIKSLVDSREIWIVPSVNPDGAEYDIAAGTLRAWRKNRQPNSTSVGTDPNRNWGYKWGCCGGSSGSGSSETYRGTAAFSAPETRNIRDFVGSRVVGGVQQIKANIDWHTYSELILWPYGYTYSDTDTGLNATQASVFSTLGRRMAALNGYTPQQASDLYITDGAVDDWMWGTHKIWSYTFEMYPSSGGGTSGFYPRDTVIAAQTARNDSAVELFLGYADCPPRIISSTC, from the coding sequence ATGTCCTTCAAGCGACGCGGTCTCACGGCCGTGGCGCTCGGAGCCTGCCTGGTCCTGGTGCCCCTGCACACCGGGTCCGCGCAGCCGAGCGCGCAGAAGTCCCCCCAGCGGGAGCTGGTCGAGATCACGGCCGTCGACGCGCAGCAGCGCACGAGGGTCGCCGACACCGGGGTCGACGTGCTCGGCGTCGACGGCGACCGGATGACGGTCGTCGCCGAGCCGAACCACCGGAGCCTGCTGACGGCCACCGGACTGCCCACCAGGTCGCTGGGCGACGCGAACGCCGAACTGGCGGCGCTGGGGAAGGTGCAGTTCGCCGATCCGAAGCCGGGCGAGGTGGGCGCCAGGGACTTCCCGTCCGGGTACACCGGGTACCACAACTACGCCGAGATGGTCGCCGAGCTGCGGCAGACCGTGACCGACCACCCCACCCTGGTCACGCTGCGCAGCATCGGCAAGTCGTACGAGGGCCGCGACCAGTGGGCCATCAAGCTCAGCGACAACCCGTCGGTCGACGAGGCCGAGCCCGAGGTGCTGTTCACCTGCAACCAGCACGCGCGCGAGCACCTGACCGTCGAGATGTGCCTGCACATCATCAAGCGCTACACCGACGGCTACGCCACGAACCCCACGATCAAGTCCCTGGTGGACTCGCGGGAGATCTGGATCGTGCCCAGCGTCAACCCGGACGGCGCCGAGTACGACATCGCGGCGGGCACGCTGCGGGCGTGGCGCAAGAACCGGCAGCCGAACTCGACGTCGGTCGGCACCGACCCGAACCGCAACTGGGGCTACAAGTGGGGCTGCTGCGGCGGTTCCAGCGGCTCCGGGTCGTCGGAGACCTACCGGGGCACCGCCGCGTTCTCCGCGCCGGAGACCCGCAACATCCGCGACTTCGTGGGCAGCCGGGTCGTCGGCGGCGTGCAGCAGATCAAGGCCAACATCGACTGGCACACCTACTCCGAGCTGATCCTGTGGCCGTACGGCTACACCTACTCGGACACCGACACCGGGCTGAACGCCACGCAGGCCAGCGTGTTCTCCACGCTGGGCAGGCGGATGGCCGCGCTGAACGGGTACACCCCGCAGCAGGCCAGCGACCTGTACATCACCGACGGCGCGGTGGACGACTGGATGTGGGGCACGCACAAGATCTGGAGCTACACGTTCGAGATGTACCCGTCCTCGGGCGGCGGGACGAGCGGGTTCTACCCGCGCGACACGGTCATCGCGGCGCAGACCGCGCGCAACGACTCGGCCGTGGAGCTGTTCCTGGGCTACGCGGACTGCCCGCCCCGGATCATCAGCAGCACCTGCTGA